In the Pseudomonadota bacterium genome, one interval contains:
- a CDS encoding aminodeoxychorismate/anthranilate synthase component II — protein sequence MIVIIDNYDSFTYNIVQTIGGLGARMEIFRNDQVGIEHLASLAPDRILISPGPCTPAKAGISIETIRHFAGKIPILGVCLGHQSIGEAFGGNTVRAGRLMHGKTSPVSHDGKGVFTGLPSPFDAMRYHSLVIDRATLPDCLEVTAVSDQDELMGVRHKTLAVEGVQFHPESIMTPEGVRLLKNFISPEYEKMLR from the coding sequence ATGATAGTGATCATCGATAATTACGATTCTTTTACCTACAACATCGTACAGACCATCGGCGGGCTCGGCGCCAGGATGGAGATCTTCAGGAATGACCAGGTCGGTATTGAACATCTCGCCTCGCTTGCTCCCGACCGGATTCTCATCTCCCCCGGTCCCTGCACTCCGGCCAAGGCCGGTATTTCCATCGAGACCATCAGGCATTTCGCGGGCAAAATCCCGATCCTCGGCGTCTGCCTCGGGCATCAGTCCATTGGTGAGGCCTTTGGCGGCAACACGGTCCGTGCCGGGCGGTTGATGCATGGGAAGACCAGCCCGGTGAGCCATGACGGCAAAGGCGTTTTCACCGGGCTGCCGTCGCCGTTTGACGCGATGCGCTATCATTCGCTGGTGATTGACCGGGCGACGCTGCCGGATTGTCTTGAAGTCACCGCGGTCTCCGATCAGGATGAGCTGATGGGGGTCCGGCACAAGACTCTGGCCGTTGAGGGCGTCCAGTTCCACCCGGAATCGATCATGACACCCGAAGGCGTCCGGTTGTTGAAGAATTTTATTTCTCCAGAATATGAGAAAATGCTCAGATAA